The following are encoded in a window of Scleropages formosus chromosome 7, fSclFor1.1, whole genome shotgun sequence genomic DNA:
- the bnip2 gene encoding BCL2/adenovirus E1B 19 kDa protein-interacting protein 2 isoform X1 — protein sequence MAAEAADSAVGPTHSPSEPDTPRMSAVLENRPAGLAGAAVPPPGSLNRQESVATTEARLRMEGVELKEEWQDEDFPRPLPEEEEDIHLDEELFSSAQGNGHPAPQSYGLSSNKKSKKKLAAPDISLTLDRSEDSILSDELDESTELDLDAIDTPSDNSNEFEWEDDLPKPKTTDLLQKGVEAVHEYSASEEREEGRRWRIFRIGEQEHKVDMKAIEPYKRVISHGGYYGDGLNAIIVFAVCFMPESSQPNYRYIMDNLFKYVIGTLELLVAENYMIVYLNGATSRRKMPSVGWLRRCYQQIDRRLRKNLKSLIIVHPSWFIRTLLAITKPFISSKFSQKVKYVFSLADLAELVPMEYVSIPECIKQIDQDMQRKVETATMVQM from the exons ATGGCAGCAGAGGCCGCCGACAGCGCCGTGGGCCCCACGCACAGCCCCTCGGAgccggacacacccaggatgtccGCGGTGCTGGAGAACAGGCCCGCGGGCCTCGCAGGAGCCGCTGTTCCTCCGCCCGGCAG TCTTAACCGACAGGAATCTGTAGCCACCACCGAGGCACGGCTGAGGATGGAGGGAGTGGAGCTAAAAGAGGAGTGGCAGGATGAAGACTTTCCCAG ACCATTGCcggaagaggaagaggacatACATCTGGATGAAGAACTTTTTTCTAGTGCCCAAGGAAATGGGCATCCTG CCCCTCAGTCATACGGACTGAGCAGTAATAAAAAGTCCAAGAAGAAGTTGGCAGCCCCAGATATAAGCCTGACCTTGGATCGAAGTGAAGACTCAATTTTATCTGATGAGCTGGACGAGAGCACGGAACTGGACCTGGATGCCATAGACACTCCTTCTGACAACAGCAATGAGTTTGAATGGGAAG ATGATCTTCCGAAACCCAAGACAACAGACTTGCTGCAGAAGGGTGTGGAGGCAGTCCATGAGTACTCTGCCTCAGAGGAAAGGGAGGAGGGCCGACGCTGGAGGATTTTCCGTATTGGGGAACAAGAGCACAAGGTGGACATGAAAGCCATAGAACCCTACAAGAGGGTTATCAGTCATGGAG GTTATTATGGAGATGGCTTGAATGCCATCATCGTGTTTGCTGTATGCTTCATGCCTGAAAGCAGCCAGCCAAACTACAGATATATAATGGACAATCTCTTCAA aTATGTCATTGGCACCCTTGAGCTCCTGGTGGCAGAAAACTACATGATTGTATATTTAAATGGAGCTACCTCACGTCGGAAGATGCCAAGTGTGGGCTGGCTCAGGAGATGCTACCAACAGATTGACAGGAG ATTACGTAAGAACCTGAAGTCTTTGATAATTGTCCATCCGTCATGGTTCATTCGCACACTTCTTGCCATCACTAAACCCTTCATAAG CTCAAAATTTAGCCAAAAGGTCAAGTACGTGTTCAGCCTGGCAGATTTAGCCGAGTTGGTTCCCATGGAATATGTGTCAATACCAGAGTGCATCAAACA
- the bnip2 gene encoding BCL2/adenovirus E1B 19 kDa protein-interacting protein 2 isoform X2: MAAEAADSAVGPTHSPSEPDTPRMSAVLENRPAGLAGAAVPPPGSLNRQESVATTEARLRMEGVELKEEWQDEDFPRPLPEEEEDIHLDEELFSSAQGNGHPAPQSYGLSSNKKSKKKLAAPDISLTLDRSEDSILSDELDESTELDLDAIDTPSDNSNEFEWEDDLPKPKTTDLLQKGVEAVHEYSASEEREEGRRWRIFRIGEQEHKVDMKAIEPYKRVISHGGYYGDGLNAIIVFAVCFMPESSQPNYRYIMDNLFKYVIGTLELLVAENYMIVYLNGATSRRKMPSVGWLRRCYQQIDRRLRKNLKSLIIVHPSWFIRTLLAITKPFISSKFSQKVKYVFSLADLAELVPMEYVSIPECIKQYDEEKNRKRQKD, encoded by the exons ATGGCAGCAGAGGCCGCCGACAGCGCCGTGGGCCCCACGCACAGCCCCTCGGAgccggacacacccaggatgtccGCGGTGCTGGAGAACAGGCCCGCGGGCCTCGCAGGAGCCGCTGTTCCTCCGCCCGGCAG TCTTAACCGACAGGAATCTGTAGCCACCACCGAGGCACGGCTGAGGATGGAGGGAGTGGAGCTAAAAGAGGAGTGGCAGGATGAAGACTTTCCCAG ACCATTGCcggaagaggaagaggacatACATCTGGATGAAGAACTTTTTTCTAGTGCCCAAGGAAATGGGCATCCTG CCCCTCAGTCATACGGACTGAGCAGTAATAAAAAGTCCAAGAAGAAGTTGGCAGCCCCAGATATAAGCCTGACCTTGGATCGAAGTGAAGACTCAATTTTATCTGATGAGCTGGACGAGAGCACGGAACTGGACCTGGATGCCATAGACACTCCTTCTGACAACAGCAATGAGTTTGAATGGGAAG ATGATCTTCCGAAACCCAAGACAACAGACTTGCTGCAGAAGGGTGTGGAGGCAGTCCATGAGTACTCTGCCTCAGAGGAAAGGGAGGAGGGCCGACGCTGGAGGATTTTCCGTATTGGGGAACAAGAGCACAAGGTGGACATGAAAGCCATAGAACCCTACAAGAGGGTTATCAGTCATGGAG GTTATTATGGAGATGGCTTGAATGCCATCATCGTGTTTGCTGTATGCTTCATGCCTGAAAGCAGCCAGCCAAACTACAGATATATAATGGACAATCTCTTCAA aTATGTCATTGGCACCCTTGAGCTCCTGGTGGCAGAAAACTACATGATTGTATATTTAAATGGAGCTACCTCACGTCGGAAGATGCCAAGTGTGGGCTGGCTCAGGAGATGCTACCAACAGATTGACAGGAG ATTACGTAAGAACCTGAAGTCTTTGATAATTGTCCATCCGTCATGGTTCATTCGCACACTTCTTGCCATCACTAAACCCTTCATAAG CTCAAAATTTAGCCAAAAGGTCAAGTACGTGTTCAGCCTGGCAGATTTAGCCGAGTTGGTTCCCATGGAATATGTGTCAATACCAGAGTGCATCAAACA GTATGACGaagaaaaaaataggaaaagaCAAAAG